The following proteins come from a genomic window of Halorussus halophilus:
- a CDS encoding DUF7110 family protein: MTGQVYRLHSTLELPLETVYDHFEADPDLPPEVASVDITRRKNTLIISAVSDDESISKYTPTAQLKASISETRVFTEEEEELRNGPRWGEDGEEEEERDEPLGELIEVAAFKGDRETVLQNTALQYPMFLVLCDIARLAEKGTLTAIAELDGELQATRIVEGEDRPATIEVVEGPNANSSSSSGVNWRDNEFI, from the coding sequence ATGACGGGGCAAGTATATCGACTTCATTCGACACTCGAACTGCCGCTAGAGACCGTTTACGACCACTTTGAAGCGGATCCAGACCTCCCACCGGAGGTCGCTAGCGTAGACATCACCCGGCGCAAGAACACGCTCATCATCAGCGCGGTCTCTGACGACGAGAGCATCAGCAAGTACACGCCGACGGCGCAACTAAAGGCGAGCATCTCCGAGACGCGCGTCTTCACCGAGGAAGAAGAGGAACTGCGCAACGGCCCGCGCTGGGGTGAAGACGGCGAAGAGGAAGAAGAGCGCGACGAACCGCTCGGCGAACTCATCGAAGTCGCGGCGTTCAAGGGCGACCGAGAGACCGTCCTCCAGAACACCGCGCTCCAGTACCCGATGTTCCTCGTCCTCTGTGACATTGCGCGCCTCGCGGAGAAGGGGACGCTGACCGCTATCGCCGAACTTGACGGCGAACTGCAAGCGACCCGCATCGTGGAAGGAGAAGACCGGCCCGCCACCATCGAAGTCGTGGAGGGTCCCAACGCCAACAGTTCCTCCTCCAGCGGTGTCAACTGGCGAGACAACGAGTTTATCTAA